The Lysobacter gummosus genome includes a region encoding these proteins:
- a CDS encoding recombinase family protein, whose protein sequence is MNTAPLKRLRCAVYTRVSTEEGLGQAYTSIDAQRDSGEAYIASRRSEGWVPVGDTYDDGGYSGGNLERPALKRLLDDIRAGKIDIVVTYKIDRLTRSLFDFAELFKILEEHNVTFVAVTQHFNTTDAMGRMVLNIMLTFAQFERELTSERIRDKFLASKRKGLWMHGVPPLGYDVKDRRLAINGPEAAVVRWVFLRFAEDRSIQKVAELARSAEYRNKAWTSVAGRHTPGKVLDKGAIHKILHNRTYLGHLKHKETEFENTHPPIIEPALWEKTREILGVNAHARTNHSRANVAFLLKGLLFDPEGAALTPWHTTKRNGHLYRYYLSKELLDRGKHAKSPLPRLPADELESIVVTQFRRVIQSPEMIQATLSVARFHDTALDEAQITVAMREVDRIWDSLFPAEQQLIARQLIEKIIVAPERLEIRFHPLGIRLLADDLQRNAA, encoded by the coding sequence ATGAACACCGCCCCGCTCAAGCGGCTACGGTGCGCCGTATACACCCGAGTGTCGACAGAGGAAGGGCTCGGGCAAGCCTATACCTCCATCGACGCCCAGCGCGACTCCGGCGAGGCCTACATCGCCAGCCGGCGGTCCGAGGGCTGGGTTCCAGTCGGCGACACCTACGACGACGGCGGATACTCCGGCGGCAATCTGGAGCGCCCGGCCCTCAAGCGCCTGCTGGACGATATTCGCGCCGGCAAGATCGACATCGTCGTCACCTACAAGATTGACCGCCTGACCCGGTCGCTGTTCGATTTCGCCGAGCTGTTCAAGATCCTCGAAGAACACAACGTGACGTTTGTCGCGGTCACCCAGCACTTCAATACCACCGATGCCATGGGCCGCATGGTGCTTAACATCATGCTGACGTTCGCGCAGTTCGAGCGGGAACTCACCTCCGAGCGCATCCGCGACAAGTTCCTTGCCAGCAAGCGCAAGGGACTGTGGATGCACGGCGTCCCGCCGCTCGGGTACGACGTCAAGGATCGGCGACTCGCGATCAATGGTCCGGAAGCCGCCGTGGTTCGATGGGTATTCCTGCGATTTGCAGAGGATCGATCGATCCAGAAGGTCGCCGAGTTGGCGCGATCCGCCGAGTACCGCAACAAAGCGTGGACCAGCGTCGCCGGCCGGCACACGCCGGGCAAGGTGCTGGACAAAGGCGCCATCCACAAGATCCTCCACAATCGAACTTATCTCGGTCACTTGAAGCACAAGGAGACCGAGTTCGAGAACACCCACCCGCCCATCATCGAACCGGCGCTATGGGAGAAGACACGTGAGATTCTCGGAGTCAACGCCCATGCGCGTACCAATCACTCGCGCGCCAACGTGGCCTTTTTGTTGAAGGGCTTGCTGTTCGATCCGGAAGGAGCCGCGTTGACTCCATGGCATACGACCAAACGCAATGGGCACCTCTATCGCTATTACCTCAGTAAGGAGCTACTGGACCGTGGCAAGCACGCGAAGTCGCCCTTGCCACGCCTGCCTGCCGATGAACTGGAATCCATCGTGGTGACGCAGTTCCGGCGGGTGATTCAATCACCCGAGATGATCCAGGCTACCCTGTCTGTGGCACGCTTCCACGATACTGCTTTAGACGAGGCACAGATCACTGTGGCGATGCGGGAGGTGGACCGGATCTGGGACTCGCTGTTCCCGGCCGAACAGCAACTCATCGCCCGTCAACTGATCGAGAAGATCATCGTCGCGCCCGAGCGCCTGGAAATACGATTCCATCCGCTGGGCATCCGGCTATTGGCGGATGACCTACAAAGGAACGCCGCATGA
- a CDS encoding recombinase family protein, producing the protein MDPFIIPPTDPREPLRVAMYCQTLWADIDFIGFQKTVITETLRRCADVPPLLSTYIDNGYCAGTQVRPDFQRLLIDVAARRIDVIAVCDWGRLATTEADMKQLLRYFYRHDTLVVECQAAPARLALLAA; encoded by the coding sequence ATGGACCCGTTCATCATCCCGCCAACCGATCCGCGTGAGCCGCTGCGCGTTGCCATGTACTGCCAGACGCTGTGGGCCGACATCGATTTCATCGGCTTCCAGAAGACGGTCATCACCGAAACGCTCCGGCGCTGCGCGGACGTGCCGCCCTTGCTCAGCACCTACATCGACAATGGGTACTGCGCGGGCACGCAAGTCCGGCCGGATTTCCAACGCCTGCTGATTGACGTGGCCGCGCGAAGAATAGACGTGATCGCCGTATGCGACTGGGGGCGATTGGCCACCACGGAAGCCGATATGAAGCAGTTGCTTCGGTATTTCTATCGGCACGACACTTTGGTGGTCGAATGCCAAGCCGCGCCGGCACGGTTGGCGCTGCTCGCGGCATGA
- a CDS encoding DUF2924 domain-containing protein codes for MKRSTAPPEKMSPRIAALQSMEWNELKAMWKELFGREPGINNRKYVERRLTHRLQEMAARERHADLLRSNERRIRHLLETGAIQPKKQGTLRVGAVLTRNYHGALHSVRVLDGHCFEYCGRQYRSLSVIAREITGTRWSGPAFFGLRNPSIKENS; via the coding sequence GTGAAACGATCCACCGCTCCACCCGAAAAGATGAGCCCGAGAATCGCTGCGCTGCAGAGCATGGAATGGAACGAGCTTAAGGCCATGTGGAAAGAACTGTTCGGGCGTGAGCCCGGCATCAACAATCGCAAGTACGTCGAACGCCGCCTCACCCATCGGCTGCAAGAGATGGCCGCTCGCGAGCGCCACGCCGACCTGCTTCGATCCAATGAACGCCGGATTCGGCATCTACTCGAAACCGGCGCCATCCAACCCAAGAAGCAGGGAACGCTGCGCGTGGGCGCCGTGCTCACACGGAACTACCACGGCGCATTGCACTCCGTCCGCGTGCTGGACGGACACTGCTTCGAGTACTGCGGAAGGCAGTACCGCAGCCTGTCGGTCATCGCACGCGAGATCACCGGCACCCGCTGGTCCGGCCCGGCCTTCTTCGGGCTTCGCAACCCCTCAATCAAGGAGAACTCTTAA